In Dasypus novemcinctus isolate mDasNov1 chromosome 10, mDasNov1.1.hap2, whole genome shotgun sequence, one DNA window encodes the following:
- the OR10A4 gene encoding olfactory receptor 10A4 has protein sequence MMWGNWTIVREFVLVSFSALSTELQALLFVLFLSIYLVTLVGNILIILVTTADSALQSPMYFFLRNLSFLEIGFNLVIVPKMLETLIMHDTTISFLGCAVQMYFFFFFGAAECCLLATMAYDRYVAICNPLHYPIIMGHRACAQLAAASWFSGFPVASVQTTWIFSFPFCGPNRVNHFFCDSPPVIALVCADTSLFELEALTATVLFILFPFLLILGSYVGILSTIFRMPSAEGKHKAFSTCSSHLLVVSLFYSTAILMYFRPRSSTSPENKKLLSLSYTVVTPMLNPIIYSLRNIEVKAALKRAVRRALGPQKP, from the coding sequence ATGATGTGGGGAAACTGGACAATTGTCCGTGAGTTTGTTCTTGTGAGTTTCTCGGCCCTGTCCACTGAGCTACAGGCTCTACtgtttgtcctttttttgtcCATTTACCTGGTTACGCTAGTGGGTAACATCCTCATCATCCTGGTCACCACAGCTGACTCTGCCCTACAAAGCCCTATGTACTTCTTCCTTAGAAACTTGTCCTTCCTAGAGATTGGATTCAACTTGGTCATTGTGCCCAAGATGCTGGAGACCCTGATCATGCATGACACAACCATCTCCTTCCTTGGCTGTGCTGTTCAgatgtatttcttcttcttctttggggCTGCTGAGTGCTGCCTCCTGGCCACCATGGCATATGACCGCTACGTAGCCATCTGCAATCCTTTGCACTATCCAATTATCATGGGTCACAGAGCCTGTGCCCAGCTGGCAGCTGCCTCTTGGTTCTCAGGATTTCCAGTTGCCAGTGTGCAAACCACATGGATTTTCAGCTTCCCATTTTGTGGACCCAACAGGGTGAACCACTTCTTCTGTGACAGCCCCCCTGTCATTGCTTTGGTCTGTGCTGATACCTCCCTGTTTGAACTGGAGGCCCTGACAGCTACAGTCCTATtcatcctcttccctttcctgctgATCCTGGGGTCCTATGTCGGCATCCTCTCCACCATCTTCAGGATGCCTTCGGCCGAGGGGAAACACAAGGCCTTCTCCACATGTTCCTCCCACCTCCTGGTTGTGTCCCTCTTCTACAGCACTGCCATCCTCATGTACTTCCGACCTCGGTCCAGCACCTCTCCTGAAAACAAGAAGTTGCTGTCACTCTCCTATACAGTGGTAACACCCATGCTGAACCCCATCATCTATAGTTTAAGGAACATTGAAGTAAAGGCTGCACTGAAGAGGGCTGTACGCAGGGCCCTGGGCCCTCAGAAACCATAA